CTGATAGATTCGAATGTTCTAATGACATTTGTGAAGAAAGTATTAAAAGATCTTATATCCTCTATCTTAATTCTTAAAGTATAACTTGTATATTTGTTAGACAATTTTTACTTAATGTCATTTAATGTTAAGataaaatctaatatattaacataacctataattcaTCTTAGTAAACAATAATATGATGTGTGCTAAGCTGTATCGTAGTCCTATCATATCTTCAACACATcaattaataaacttaaaaaatacaatttgaaaATACTCACTAAGTACACATCTAGATGCATCCCACATAACTTAAAAGAGAAATGTATCATACAAGTATCAATGTCACATACTCATACACCAACAATATGTTACCCAAGACTCAACAGTGTCATTGTACCACTTGTTGAAAGCTAAGATCTAATTGGATTTCATTAGATACTGAATATAACAAAGTTGTACTGGTaccttcaaatatattttacgaTCAAGCAAACAGACATtaactagaaagaaaaaaaaatcatgtggcTTATACTTTCCGTCGAAAATACTGCTGCACTactgtctctttttttttttcccgataagcatcctcttcaaggaACACagcagaaaagaaaagaaaggaaatctcAACGCTGAAAGACTAAAAGTATCTTGTCCAATGCAGTAATGCACCATTTAATTTAAGGTGGGCAATTTGACTTTGTGCACAATACGTAATATACCACAGCAGCCAAATGAAAGATATGTTAGAACAAACAAACAAGCAGTTTAAAATTTGGGTAGAAAGAACAGCACCGGAATGTACTCAATTACATAATGCACCctcaataattttattgaaaacaaaatacaaagaaaaaatacCAGTTGTTAACATAGCACAAGTAATTTACATGCAAAATCAATTATCTTGTTTGACATTCCATCAAGTCTGATTTGTGATTCGTTTTGTAGTAAACATCTTTGAAGCAAATGTAGATGCAACTTGGCAAGAATTATAGATGACAGAGACGAAAAGTAAGGCTACAAAATAGTAAACATTTTACAAATACAGGGTACAAAAAAGTGAAAAACCACTTTTAGGGGGAAAATGAAAATCTTGAAATGCAGACAAGTTTGGATGAATCAATACATTAAATTTAACCACTGAAATAGAACAGATGTAAGCCCTTTTCACCACTATTTCCCACTATTTGGGTGGGTCTTGGTGCATAGGACTCTCCGTCCTTTGGCACGTCGTCGCCTTAAAACAGCTCTTCCACCTGGTGTGCTCATTCTTTTGCGGAAACCATGAGTGCGTGCCAATGATTTTCTTGATCTGCTTCTCTTAGTCAGACAAAGAGCAGCCTTGCCTGCCCTCACAACTAGGCCAGAACCTTTTCCTCTTCTGGTCCCAACATTAGATGTCAAATCCAATCCAAGTGACAAGCCTTAACATTGAAAATTCAGTTGAGATCAAGTCAAACTAAATCTGAACAAGAATTTTATCTTAAACATGTGGATTAAGCAAATCAACAACAAAAGCCTTATTCGACTAGGTGAAGTCAGCTAGCTAGTCAGATTCAACAGAACAGCTATGGTCATATACTTATATGCAACATTAAACAAATGCTCCAAACAAATCATAGCTAGTATCTTCCCTTCTTCTGCCCAcaatttctccttttctttgCCCAGTTATTTGCCAGAAAGTTTCATTGGCAAAATATGTTGAATTTTAATGTAAGAATGAGGTATGGCTTGAGTTCCCTATGTCTGGCATTGAGGTATTCCTAACTGACACAGGCTATGGATCCCATTTGAGTCTTTTCTCCATCATAACCTACCAGAATCCTTTACTTTCTAGCAATAAGAGTTCAGGAATCAATTATGTTTGTGTCACATCAACATGTTACGGATGGCAATAGGTACTACTAATACCAGATGACAATCATTACAGAAAGAATAAGAATTTTCATCACAACAATTAAAAGCATCGCTGCTACAATTTAGCATCATAAAATTTACAATTGAGGGATCGtaggattaaaaataaagtggTTCTCCTCAATCTGGAATTCAGTCATGAAGCAGGAAGCAAGCTCATTGGATCTATTCCAACTAAATTACATATTCAGACATCACCAGTGGCGTCTCTAATTGTACTTAATCCGAAAACCAAAAGGCGAAAAATGCAAGCATTTTAAAGTGTTACTATTACAAATAATAGTAGCAATATAAGGCCAGTGTGAAAATAATGTTGATAGTTTGCTACATAGTTATCGGTAGTGGCATCAACTCCTATTTGGctcaaattgacaaaaaaaaaaaaaaatctcttttaaaACCCACATGAACAACTTCCGTTCCAAAACGTACCCATGTTCAAGTTAAATTAATCCcaacaacaaaaacatttttttttcaaaacccaTTAGCAACATCAACCCCTATCAAcacttcccaaaaaaaaaaagtacacaaaacCATGGGAAACAAGGTACAATGGAAATTCACCCAGAAAATCGAAATTCAAAACGACCCAAATAATAATTAGTGAAGGAACCGAATGGAAgtggaaaaaaaacaaatatctagATGGGAAATAAAGGCGAGAAATACCTGAAACGGAGGAAGGGGAAGAGAGATGGGAAGGAGAAGAGAGGAAGGAGCAATGGAGGAGCGGAGAGCGAGCGCTGGAGCAAGTGCGGGTAAGGTTCAAAGAGAGTGAAGATGGTTTTGGGGTAGTGAGAATGAGAGAAGCTGAGGGAGTGGGTGCTCTCATGGCTATGCAAAGCGATAACGAAGCCATTATCCActctactcttttttttttccccttcaccTCTCCGTTTCACTAGTTTTCAAGTTTCATAAAGGGATGAGGGACAAAGGATCATGTTCTTTTCTCATATTCACGTTGgggataaattttgtaattattttatcttgatAATTCTTATAAATGGGGATGTAGCTCAAATGGTAGAGCGCTCGCTTTGCATGCGAGAGGTACAGGGTTCGATCCCCTGCATCTCCACtactctttattttttcaattttttaaaatttattctgtGGCTGTTAGTTTGGGCTACAAAATAGAACAGAGCAGAAATGTAAAAGTCCCAACTTGGGCTTTGTTTCTAATTTTCTATCACTTAGCATAGCATTTCTTTTTAAGGTTATGATTGAATATTCTAAATAGTAAAcaaatttcatgaaataaatcaaacaaaatggaatagacttttctattattttgatatttcgTATAGAAATTGGGCTTTAGTGTCATTTTCTTAAGATATTTCGTATCTTTCATACGATCGAGTAATGATATTTATATCTTACTATTctataaattaaactttattgacatttattatttttccctaaacattcttctttattttatcgCTTTCCTTCATGAGTATTAAACAGGCCGGTTGATGGGTGTTTAAGAACCATTTCTCCATCCAGTACTAGCCAGTTTCTAAACTTAGTGATaatttgaatgataaaaaagactatctgattttgttattttgaagttttattGTTAGATCTTAAATGTATACTGTGTTTTATATTTGCTATTTTTAGTTCTTCCGCCAAGATTTGAGAGACTTAAAAATACAAGTTTTTATTTCAGGCGAgggaccaaaaaaaaatatttttcaaatttaaaagactataaaatacaaattatttgagatactaaaaagtaaaaacataattaagccTGAAAAAATTGTTGAACATTGTATACAGAGTATGCGCTAGCACACGGGAATTAAATCTTGAGTCAGACGACGATCTGGATCAGTGCATGTCATACAAATGtgggtttttaattttttctgggaaaaaaaaaaaaaatatatatatatatatatatatatatataaatgtagtTATTGATACATTACATAGACATCTTGTTTTTGAAAACTTGTCTTCAAAATTATAACTAGCACAAGGGTTTAGCAGCACAGGCATGAGTGTTTGCATGATCATAGACAAAGAACAGAACTAGAATAGGAATTTTTAAGGTTCAAAAACAATTCCGCAGCGGTAATGTTGTTCCATGTTTGGGTGtgcattcaaaaaattaaattaaaattaattttatattattgatttttgttaaaaaatgattttgaaattaaatgatttagatttaatataatttttttattcaatataaaaaatatcaactcAAAATTAATTCCTAAACATAAACTAAGAAAGCAAACATTTGTTTAAAATCATCTTTTGAATCTCCAATCCAAGCAGCAGGCACTCTCACTTAGCCAACATTTTGCAATAATCCTGTGAAGAGTTCGATAGACACACACTCgagacaaaaataaagaaagcgcacaagaagaaaataaaatttcttaaaataaaatggttTTGATCTACAGCCGATGATCAATCAATAAAATCCCAtgtttgaaataaataacaaacCCATGAAAGAGTCAGCAAAATAAGAAccctaaaaacataaaaagtgaAACCCTAACAACTTACCATGTTAGGCCAGGaggaacataaaaatatatgggTTGGATCCATACCCCTTTAAGATGACGGCTTTCAGGTTGAGTTGCTGCTGCCTCAATGCTTTCACTCTTAATCACGATCCGATGAAATTCACCTTTAGGGTGTGGAATTGCAGTCCCGCATGTAGAAATCGAATCATTTTCTTCTAATAACCCCATTTTTCTGGTATTCTTATCCTGAAAAACGTTTTTACGTACCACATAGCTCAATGTTCTAACCGATGATGCAGGTTGATCCCTTGATCGTTCACGACATATACGATAGTTGTACCTGTTCCATTCTTTGGTTTCAGAATCAAAGATAGCCAATCGATTATCCACGTCCAGAAAGTGAAATTCCTTGCCTTCACAAAACAAAGCTGTTGTCATTGTACTAAGCTTATAGCCATCATAGCAGCGCGTGGACCATTCACTCTCCCCTCTGCAAATGAAGAAGAGTTCCAACTCAGAATCACTGATGCGGTTGACAACAGTAACAATGCAATCTTTAGAAGTGGGGGCAGATGAAAACGCTGCAACATGCTCATTAGTTGCTTCAGCGAAAGGACAATTTGGAAGCTCTATTGTTGCCCTGGAAAAGGGACTAAAGAAGAACAACGAACCGTGGCGAAAGAGAAGTAACCATCCTTTATATGATGCAAGGCATGCTGCTCCATGCAGTTCTGGGATGTTGATGGTGTAGCGTTTATTCTCAGGGCTCAGAAGGGAACACTGAGAGTGAgaatcttcctcttcttcatagATGAGAAACCAAGGATCACACCTAAGAGATTCTTTAACTtcagaggaaagtgtggaaGAAGCCACGCGCCAATCTTCGCAAACACCACGGAAACTGAGAAAGTCAATAAGCCCTAGACCACTCACAATTTGTGAAACAAGGTCACGAGGCAGATTTGACCAGTCCCTTGTCATCTTGCTAAATCAACCTAGCTTTGAGGTCACACCTGCGCAGATTCATATAAATACTAAGCTGCGGCTTTGGTTATTGGATTTTTTTCATCGTAGGATTTGGCTTTTGATTCTTTATATCTCTAGAGGAGAGAGTTCTACTGATTTTATCATCTGGGGATATTGTTTAgatttttctgaaaaaatcttAACAATATCCTACAAAATTGaaccataatattttttttcactaaatagtttattttcaatttaaagatatttagatatatttcaaaaaactaatatttaacTATACAATTGtcgaaaatgagagaaaaatatatttttaagagagTAAAGTATAATACAattgttgattaaaaaaaaattttaagaattatgataaaatcaaatatatagcaaattttaaaatttatttaacttcaacctttatttttaattaattattattattaggggAATTTATTTCACaacatgatatatattttattcacaacaatcacattccaaaaatattataaccagtttttaaaattcaaaataaatttattacgtaaaaattaaataaaaatagaagataggtAATAACTTATATTTTGTGAGAATATCACAATCTCATCCTTTTTCATAGATAACATTGTGATATTTAAAATCATACTATCAAATACTTTATCTTGTTTTTctatggatttttatttttatttttacaatgttaaatgaataaataacttataacgtattttttctccctttttatctttttaaaattattttcaaaatcatattatCAAATACTCccaatttgtttcttatataaaagACTATATGAAGTAAGTATTATCctaaaaagtatttataatatagtttgaagaaaaacaagataaaaCACATTCATATAATATAGGTGTGATAACGGAAAAGAGAAGTATTGCCTCTTTCTACTCCACAAAAAGTAAGACAATTTTGAGGTCGAATTTAATTATAAAGGCAATGATAAAAAAGTTCAACTCAATCTcacttttttcaaattttatcaagTTTGGAGAAATTTATTtgccttgcattttttttaaattttattttctaaaaaatttaaaataaattacatattaagttattataaaagttcaattaattaaaaaaacagtcCATACGAAAGTCGAGGTTTCCAATGCagcatgaaaaatgaaaataatgtatattgAGAAATCTTCcgttatattttaataacaaaatattattttaataatattaaaaattttaaattttttaattaaaaaaatattattttaataatattaaaagttttaatttttttattaaagcaaatatattattagataaaattaagatttaaaaaaaatgttcaccGACAAAAtgtcttatataaattaaataatacaagataagtaattatatttaataatattattttcttattaaaaattatttttaaaatcaattaaaaatatatttatataatataatatttgtattattttaataatttaaattaaaataaaaatttaaacatacaaattaattttaaaaaaaagtgcaaaAGTCCTGATGACCAAATCCTACTTTCCAATGTAACATGAAAATGATGTATATTGAGAAATTTTCTAAAATCATGtgtaatttgagaaaaaatatgaGAGAAAAGGTATAGCTTGGAAAGAAAAACCAAATTTTTTCCATCTAGAAAAATTAGCTAGTATTTTAGATTCTGTTACACGGAAaagatgtttattttataataaataattctaaatttataaattattataactaaaatttgtaaCAAATGAATACTTTAGATTCATGATAAATATTGATATTgtgatgataaaattaataattattaataataatttattttaaaaacgttaaaattttacttcaaacttaagatattaaaaattatagataaaaataaataaaatttaataaaaaaattccttaaaATTTGTTTGTTAAAGAAAAACTCATAAAActactttctttgaaaaaatggcAGGCCAGGCTTGAAAGTCACTcgttcatctttatttttaaattaaatttaaatattatttaacataaattagtattttagctTGTGCGCAATGTACatgataaaatgtttattttatataaattatattaaaaataaaattcttaataaatattatatgcataattgtatttagatttataatcaattatatttatattgtgatataaaattatttttaactgttcataacttttttttaaaaaaaatattaaaattcaatttgaaatataaagataaaataataaattaaaagtgacAAGAagttaaaacaaattgaaacatatataaaatcaaaaaatCCATTTTGAATCTCCAATCCAAGTAGCTAGGCACTCTCACTTTTAACTAATAACTAACGGCCGTGTGAAGTGTTCAACTAATGTGTCCTCAAGACTTTTTAATCCATATAACCGACAGAATTGATAGTAGACAGTAACACGTAGACAGTACCCTAAAACAAAGAAAgcctaagagaataaaaaaaaaattcaaatccttAGCAATAAATCCTTAAGGGAGGGTCCCAATTGGTAGAAAAAAACCCGTAACTCCTCTAATAATAATCCCAATTTTCTCTTCTTATCCTGCAATTGAAAATGGTTTTTGCTTATGGTAGAGTGCAATTTAAATGCATCCTTGGCAGATTTATCATATGATGATAAACGATATTCTTCGCATTGCTTGGTTTTAGAAGCACTAAAGGTAACCAACTTATCATCCCCGTCCAAAAAGTGAAATTCCTCCCCTCCATGAAACAAAGCTGCTCTTACTCTACTTAAACCGAACCCATTGGTTCTCCCCACGGCGATTCCTAAACAATTCCAATTCAGAATCACTAATGCGGTTAACCACAACAACAATGCAATCTTGAGAAGTTGGGGCAGATGAAAGTTCTTGAACATGCTCAGTAGTTGCTTCAGCAAAAGGACAATTTGGAAGCTCTATTGTTGCCCTGGAAAAGGAACTAAAGAAGAACAACGAACCGTGGCAAAAGAGAAGTAACCATCCTTTATATGATGCAAGATAGGTCGCTCCACGCAATTCTGGGATGTTGATTGTGTAGCGTTTATTCTCGTGGCTCAGAAGTGATGAACACTGAGAGTGAGATTTACATTCTTCTTCATACACCAGAAACCAAGAATCATTACACCCAACTAGGCCCTAGAGCATTAGCAATTCGTGAAAGCAGGTCATGAGTCAAATCTGACCACTGTACTACTCTTTTCTCTGTCGTTTTGCGTCTGGATGAATCAATTAAAGAATGCACGAAATAGCCAACTGCGATTAATGTGCTACGTATTGATTTTACCGTAGCGGGAATTTCTAACcctagaagaaaataaaaacaagagttATGCGGAAGAACTTATGTATTTTTAGTACTCTTCTCACTTTAGAGGATTTTGCTTTCTGTTTATAAATTTGTTATCATCagttttacaaaacaaaaaatcgtAACCTAGTACATatgtttga
The nucleotide sequence above comes from Glycine soja cultivar W05 chromosome 11, ASM419377v2, whole genome shotgun sequence. Encoded proteins:
- the LOC114373133 gene encoding 50S ribosomal protein L34, chloroplastic-like gives rise to the protein MASLSLCIAMRAPTPSASLILTTPKPSSLSLNLTRTCSSARSPLLHCSFLSSPSHLSSPSSVSGLSLGLDLTSNVGTRRGKGSGLVVRAGKAALCLTKRSRSRKSLARTHGFRKRMSTPGGRAVLRRRRAKGRRVLCTKTHPNSGK
- the LOC114373306 gene encoding F-box protein At3g56470-like — protein: MTRDWSNLPRDLVSQIVSGLGLIDFLSFRGVCEDWRVASSTLSSEVKESLRCDPWFLIYEEEEDSHSQCSLLSPENKRYTINIPELHGAACLASYKGWLLLFRHGSLFFFSPFSRATIELPNCPFAEATNEHVAAFSSAPTSKDCIVTVVNRISDSELELFFICRGESEWSTRCYDGYKLSTMTTALFCEGKEFHFLDVDNRLAIFDSETKEWNRYNYRICRERSRDQPASSVRTLSYVVRKNVFQDKNTRKMGLLEENDSISTCGTAIPHPKGEFHRIVIKSESIEAAATQPESRHLKGVWIQPIYFYVPPGLTW